The genomic DNA ACCCCACTTGCCGAAATTCTGAGGAGTTTGTTGCCACAACCAGTCACTCTGATTTAAACCGGGGTAACTGGCAATCATGCCGATATTTTTTTGATTCATCGTCTTATTTTATCTTAAAGTACCTGTTCTTAAAATATCTGTAACACCACCTTGGCTTACGTGCCATAACTACCCAGAGGGGGGTGTTACGTTAGTGGGCACATAGAATCTTCTACATAGCTTAAAATTTTAGTAATTCTATTTTCCCATGAAAACTGGCGGACAAAATCTATAGTTTCTGGATAGCCGTCTATCCTCTTTGGATAAATTTCTAAAGTTTTTTTTATACTTTGTGCAAACCGTACAGGGTTATCCGGTTCGCACCAAGTAGCAATTATATTCGCGGACTTAAATTCCATCAAAGACGGTATTTCAGTTGCTAAAATGGGAGTTCCCGATGCCATATAATCAAAGAATTTTAAGGGGGAAGTAAAGGTTGCCGCCTCTGTCAAACAATGAGGATGAGCTAAAATATCTGCTGCTTGTAACAAGCTAGCAAGCTGATTTTGAGGGAGGTAGCCAAGAAAAGTAGTATTATTAACTTGCTTTTCTCTAGCTAGTTGCTGATAGGCTGTTACTTGAGATTGATTGCCGCCTGCGATCGCAAACAGAATTTCCGGTAATTTCTGAGCAACATCTATTAGCATATCTACACCTTTAAAGGGGTAAAGTCCTCCTGCATAAACAACTAAATGCTGACTTCCACTTACTAGCAACTGTTCGCGCCATGCCTTAGCTGCTTCTGGGTTTCTTACCAAAAATAAATGATTAAAACCATTGTGCAGTCTGATTACCTTTTCAGGTGGCATTCCATATTCAATCATACTATATCTGACTGTATTAGCAACAGTTACAGCAATTTGAAATAGAGGATTGTGGACGATCTCTGGTTCAAATTGCTTTGCCTCGTGATGGTGCTGTTCGTAGATGGCGGGAATTCCATTTTTTATGGCAGCTTTAACAAAGTTCCAGTCACGAGTATGCACTATTTTAGTATGCTTGCGTAGATGGAATGGTAAATAATATTTTGACACTATTGTGCTAGAGTTATTCCATTTTCCTCCAAAGCGATCTACGAACCAAGGCATCGGCAGAGGAGCTACTTTTAATTTTTCTTGAATATTATAAAGCTTTGTAAGTGCATCTTCCGGTTTTCTCGGCTGAAATGGAAGTAAAAAATTAACAGGATTAAAATTTTTTTTCCCAAGGTAAGTCAATACTGCTGAGTAACCGAGATTTGCAGCCGCATTAGCAGAATGTGCAACCTGCACTAAGCTAGCTATGTTAGCTTGAGGTAAGACATTTCTAGTAAAAAAAACATAGTATTGTGACATCTTATTTCCTACTTGCTCATCTGCCTTTTTACAGTGTTTTCCATAACTTCTAAGATTTTGAGAATATTAGTAGCCGAGTGAAATGATTCTTTGATTAATTCCTCTCGCTCTTCTTGAGAATCTACCAAGTCGTCCACAAGTAATTTCAGAAAACCAATCATGGGGTTAAGGCGAGTACGAACTTCATAAGAACTTCTAATTAAAGCTTCATCGCGAGCTGCTTCTTCGGCAAATTGCATATAGTAGAGACGAGCATAATAACCGCCTTTTCCTAAAAGTTGGTCGTGAGTACCAATTTCCACTACTCTGCCGCGATCGATCACAGCAATTTTATGAGCTTTTTGGACTGTCGAGAGGCGGTGAGCAATTACCAGAGTTGTGCGATCGCAACTCAACTTATCCAGAGCTTCTTGTACAGATCGCTCTGAAACGGTATCCAAAGCACTGGTTGCCTCATCTAAAATTAAAATCTCTGGATTTTGTAGCAAAGCCCTAGCAATTGAGATTCTTTGACGCTGACCTCCAGACAAGATCACGCCGCGATCGCCAATCTGCGTATCTAATCCTTGCGGTAACTGCTCAATAAACTCGTAAGCATTCGCTCGTTTAGCAGCTTCAATAATTTCATCTTCTGTCGCTTTTTCTCTGGCGTAAGCAATATTTTCCCGTACAGAAGCATTAAATAAAAACGTATCTTGACTAACAATTCCCATAGCTTTTCTCAAGCTTTTTATATTGAATTCTCGGATATCTTTACCATCTATTGTGATGCAGCCAGAAGTAGGATCGTAAAATCTAGGTAATAAATCCGCCAAAGTTGACTTACCAGAACCCGAACTTCCTACCAAAGCTAAAGTAGTACCGTGAGGGAGAAATAAATCAATTTCATTAAGAACTAAATGATCGTGGTTGGGATAAGCAAAAGATATTTTATTAAAATGAATTCCTGACTCTAAATGAGTGTAAAATATAGAACTATTGAGCATGAATGGTTTGTCGTTGCGGTCTAGAAAATCATTCACAACCTCTACGCTCGCTGAGGTATTGGCAAATTGACTGCGAGCGCTATTTAACTGCGAAATTAAAGGAATTAGTCTAAAAAGTACCAGAAGATAGGTGAGCAAAACAGTAGAAATAGATTCTATTTCGTTAACAAATATTTTGCGACCAATAAATAAAATAAAAATGACAACAATTAGATTAACAACTTCATTGATAGGAGAAATAGCAGCATAGTTTGCTTGGGCTTGGAAATCGGCAGTTTCTCGTTTCTGAATTAACTGCTTAATTCTTTCATACTCCTTTTCTTCATTCCCAGTGGCTTTAACTAATCGAATGCCACTCAAAGTTTCCAAGACTCTAATTGAATAATCTTTAGACATTTCTGAAAGCTGCTGTCCAAAGTATTTTGCTCTGGTAATCAGGAATTGATTTGCTAAGGCGACGAAAGATAGTAAAAATGTTGAAGTTAGCGTTAGTTTCCAAGAAATTGAAATTAGCAAGCCCACAAAAACCAAAAGAGTAATTGAAGTAGTAAACATTCCTATAGCTGTACCAACTGCACTAGCAGTGCGACCAACTTCCCCACCCAGGCGGTTAATCAGATCCCCCACTTTAGTTTTAGAGTAAAAATCTAAATCTACTTCTAGCAAAAGCCGCAAGCCTGCTTCTCGTAAGTCAAAAGCCAAAGAGCGCGTTAACGAAGTCGCCACTAAAGTATTAACATAAATAGCAATATTCTTAAAAACAATTGCCAAGACAATCGCTGCTGTCATCAATGCCAAACGATGGGATTGAGGCATTTCCTCAAAAGGATACATCAGCGTTTTAATTAGAGGTGGAGCGCCGCGTAGTTCAACTGCCTGATCCAACAAATTTAGAAGCACTGGTACAATCAAAGTAGTGCTTATACCATTGAAAAAAGCTCCTGAAAAGCCTAGCATCACAGTCAGCAAAATCCTACCGGGATATCGTTGGGCAAATTTTAGGAGTAGCTTATTTGCAGACATGGTGGGTTCTCAGCTAAACAGTACCAGACATCAAATTCTCCATAGATTACAGCAAGTTACCAGACTCCATCTAGCAACTTAAAAATTACCTGATTCGATCTGCAATTAGGTCGGAAAGTATAGATGCCATTGCCTGAATACTATATCTCTCTACACATCTTTGCCTAGCTTTCATTCCTTGAGAATTCGCAGATGCCTGATTCTTAAATATCCATTGAATTTTCTGGGAAATTTGAGATGGAGAACTAGGCTCAACCAAATAACCTGTAGCACCTAAAATTTCTGGAATATCTCCCACTCGTGTAGACAAAATTGGCTTAGCCATTGCCATGCCATCCGTCAACTTTAGTGGAAATTGGGCCACTGCTGTAGGAGTATCTCGCTGAGGAACGACTACAATATGAGCAGCCGCTATCACCCCAGGCATTACCTCGACAGGAAACTTTGGTAATTTAATAATCCAACGTCCCCATTGTTGCACAAGTCTATCGTCATAGTCATCATAAGGGCTGCCACCTACAATCACTAACTTTAAATCTGATTCATTTAACTCCTCCAGCGCCATTAAAACATCCTCAACGCCCTTGTGAGGTCGCGGTGCACCCGGAAACATCAAAATTCGATACCCGGAGAGACCATAACGCTCTCTACTTATTTCTGGATTATACTTAGCGGGATCGAACATTTCAGTATCTTTGCCATTGGGTAAATATATCCCACCAAAACGCTGTTGCAAAAACTTACTATTTACAGTGATCGCATCAGCACGAGCTATCAATTTTTCCATCCACTTGATATATAGTGGATGATCTAGCTGTTTCAACTGACCATTTTTCTTAAAAATATCTCGATACAATTGTTTGAGAGAAGGACTATACTCCCACCGATCTCCACCATACCAGCTCAGTTCCCAGTCATCAATATCTAAGATTACTGGACGGCGATCTTGCAGCTTTTTTAATAGAGATAAGCCAAAGCTAGCTGGCTTAGGTTTAACTGCGTAAATAATATCTCCATCTATTTTTTTTAAATGTTGTTTAATTGCTCCCAAAAACTCAGGATAGTTCTTTCCCGGTGCAGCATAGAGGGGAATATTCC from Kamptonema formosum PCC 6407 includes the following:
- a CDS encoding glycosyltransferase family 4 protein — its product is MSQYYVFFTRNVLPQANIASLVQVAHSANAAANLGYSAVLTYLGKKNFNPVNFLLPFQPRKPEDALTKLYNIQEKLKVAPLPMPWFVDRFGGKWNNSSTIVSKYYLPFHLRKHTKIVHTRDWNFVKAAIKNGIPAIYEQHHHEAKQFEPEIVHNPLFQIAVTVANTVRYSMIEYGMPPEKVIRLHNGFNHLFLVRNPEAAKAWREQLLVSGSQHLVVYAGGLYPFKGVDMLIDVAQKLPEILFAIAGGNQSQVTAYQQLAREKQVNNTTFLGYLPQNQLASLLQAADILAHPHCLTEAATFTSPLKFFDYMASGTPILATEIPSLMEFKSANIIATWCEPDNPVRFAQSIKKTLEIYPKRIDGYPETIDFVRQFSWENRITKILSYVEDSMCPLT
- a CDS encoding ABC transporter ATP-binding protein, with translation MSANKLLLKFAQRYPGRILLTVMLGFSGAFFNGISTTLIVPVLLNLLDQAVELRGAPPLIKTLMYPFEEMPQSHRLALMTAAIVLAIVFKNIAIYVNTLVATSLTRSLAFDLREAGLRLLLEVDLDFYSKTKVGDLINRLGGEVGRTASAVGTAIGMFTTSITLLVFVGLLISISWKLTLTSTFLLSFVALANQFLITRAKYFGQQLSEMSKDYSIRVLETLSGIRLVKATGNEEKEYERIKQLIQKRETADFQAQANYAAISPINEVVNLIVVIFILFIGRKIFVNEIESISTVLLTYLLVLFRLIPLISQLNSARSQFANTSASVEVVNDFLDRNDKPFMLNSSIFYTHLESGIHFNKISFAYPNHDHLVLNEIDLFLPHGTTLALVGSSGSGKSTLADLLPRFYDPTSGCITIDGKDIREFNIKSLRKAMGIVSQDTFLFNASVRENIAYAREKATEDEIIEAAKRANAYEFIEQLPQGLDTQIGDRGVILSGGQRQRISIARALLQNPEILILDEATSALDTVSERSVQEALDKLSCDRTTLVIAHRLSTVQKAHKIAVIDRGRVVEIGTHDQLLGKGGYYARLYYMQFAEEAARDEALIRSSYEVRTRLNPMIGFLKLLVDDLVDSQEEREELIKESFHSATNILKILEVMENTVKRQMSK
- a CDS encoding glycosyltransferase family 4 protein codes for the protein MKVSLVVSDLSGAEALRAFLLAQALIELNYEVEVVGFQFGKELYATPPRNIPLYAAPGKNYPEFLGAIKQHLKKIDGDIIYAVKPKPASFGLSLLKKLQDRRPVILDIDDWELSWYGGDRWEYSPSLKQLYRDIFKKNGQLKQLDHPLYIKWMEKLIARADAITVNSKFLQQRFGGIYLPNGKDTEMFDPAKYNPEISRERYGLSGYRILMFPGAPRPHKGVEDVLMALEELNESDLKLVIVGGSPYDDYDDRLVQQWGRWIIKLPKFPVEVMPGVIAAAHIVVVPQRDTPTAVAQFPLKLTDGMAMAKPILSTRVGDIPEILGATGYLVEPSSPSQISQKIQWIFKNQASANSQGMKARQRCVERYSIQAMASILSDLIADRIR